One Agelaius phoeniceus isolate bAgePho1 chromosome 8, bAgePho1.hap1, whole genome shotgun sequence genomic region harbors:
- the SPATA46 gene encoding LOW QUALITY PROTEIN: spermatogenesis-associated protein 46 (The sequence of the model RefSeq protein was modified relative to this genomic sequence to represent the inferred CDS: inserted 3 bases in 2 codons; substituted 2 bases at 2 genomic stop codons) encodes MGWTLTGTPNSLQALSSAFCGPTVLLNSELPTCTCSIYQPWGSSYSYXICTKRATQQYVGSFSSSLLSEVXAAFRSVSSLTTSXRALFWLLRRLPASERDRLASSRASIMVQDKLTASKCQLAPXRGYQCMLCCPTFPTPRLLKTQIQNSSQEGYTFERFYCRPEVLGEQEVKAQEAAAPGVSVQPQQPGGCHGRALLHHSCQQHIELFQEQSAPAT; translated from the exons ATGGGCTGGACTCTTACAGGGACTCCCAACTCACTGCAGGCCCTTTCCTCTGCATTCTGTGGCCCCACAGTCCTGCTGAACAGCGAGCTCCCCacctgcacctgcagcatctACCAGCCCTGGGGTTCATCCTACAGCT CCATCTGCACCAAGAGAGCCACCCAGCAGTACGTGGGCAGCTTCTCCTCCAGCCTGCTTTCAgaagtgtgagcagctttcagaAGTGTAAGCAGCCTGACAACTTCTTGAAGAGCTCTCTTCTGGCTCCTCAGACGACTTCCAGCCTCTGAGAGGGACAGgctggccagcagcagagccagcattATGGTCCAGGACAAACTCACTGCTTCTAAGTGCCAGCTTGCTCC GCGTGGCTACCAGTGCATGTTGTGCTGCCCCACCTTCCCCACACCACGGCTGCTCAAGACCCAGATCCAGAACAGCTCCCAGGAGGGCTACACCTTCGAGAGATTCTACTGCAGGCCCGAGGtcctgggggagcaggaggTCAAGgcacaggaggctgcagcccccggGGTGTCCGTGCAGCCCCAGCAACCAGGCGGCTGCCACGGGAGGGCACTGCTCCATcactcctgccagcagcacattGAGCTGTTTCAGGAGCAGTCAGCTCCTGCCA CATGA